In Paenibacillus sp. 1781tsa1, one DNA window encodes the following:
- a CDS encoding IucA/IucC family protein yields the protein MSTLMKRSSLQAAERRIKADLMNSFLAEQLLPLEDYSFIHFTAAPAPFRRLYKGYYGEEHVQNGSSHVRLHTQGVLCLVETGVRQGTQWVQGSPIYEEKADGSWVLLDSAAEVGRAVLQRALSDEEYRQPGVAEFLASLDIAVEQYALGWEQVQYLSANVPVSAYEWFIKGERVAALRDRPFHPSSKAKVGFNGEDVTQYAAEFGKAIPLRWVAIRLDAVQQGCEDGLSILDVLDDVQRGVVEAEFARKGITLYEYLPMPVHPWQLHHVILPRFTEEIKAGSIVILDVEVGDVQATSSLRSMAPSTESTRMLKLPVSVLSLGAARYLPVVKLLNGLAGEQMLRQAVACDETLKDKVYMCEEQNWWGFMPESMGLFDDYPRHLAAQIRLYPPELLDESYKVIPMAALGVNLDGHHLLTEILGDNLSSANVLEFYTSVATTFYDIVMRLFKVGVVPEIHGQNCCLVLKDNQVKGLLFRDHDSVRLHQPYLDKHGIADPAYHIRPGYSNSLYNETIQKLIFYVQSLGTQVNLAAIMEALSEVYHIPETKLWEITEQAWKEALTQVQLPESDRAALAHTIFENKAWPVKLVVRPLLEADGVPGAMPSGKGIGWNPFYKG from the coding sequence ATGTCAACACTGATGAAGCGTTCCAGTCTGCAAGCCGCTGAACGCCGGATTAAGGCGGATCTGATGAATTCATTTTTGGCCGAGCAATTACTCCCACTGGAGGATTATTCGTTCATTCATTTTACCGCAGCACCTGCACCGTTCAGACGATTGTACAAGGGATATTACGGCGAAGAGCACGTACAGAATGGTTCTTCTCATGTCAGATTGCATACGCAAGGTGTACTGTGTCTGGTTGAGACAGGAGTGAGACAGGGGACTCAGTGGGTTCAGGGTTCACCGATCTACGAGGAGAAAGCAGATGGAAGCTGGGTTCTCCTTGATTCTGCGGCAGAGGTTGGACGTGCGGTGTTACAGAGGGCTTTGTCAGATGAAGAATATAGGCAACCCGGAGTGGCGGAGTTCTTGGCTAGTCTGGATATTGCTGTAGAGCAGTATGCTCTGGGCTGGGAACAAGTCCAGTACCTGTCCGCCAACGTTCCGGTGTCTGCTTATGAGTGGTTTATCAAAGGTGAACGTGTTGCTGCATTGCGGGATCGTCCATTTCACCCATCATCCAAAGCCAAAGTGGGGTTCAATGGAGAAGATGTAACACAGTATGCAGCGGAATTCGGGAAGGCGATTCCGTTGCGCTGGGTGGCTATACGGCTGGATGCCGTGCAGCAAGGTTGCGAAGATGGACTGTCCATTTTGGATGTGTTAGACGATGTTCAGCGCGGAGTGGTGGAAGCCGAGTTTGCCCGAAAAGGGATCACGCTCTACGAATATCTGCCGATGCCTGTTCATCCGTGGCAATTGCATCATGTGATTCTGCCTCGCTTCACGGAAGAGATCAAGGCAGGCAGTATTGTCATATTGGATGTAGAAGTAGGCGACGTACAGGCAACATCCTCTCTGCGCTCGATGGCTCCGTCAACCGAATCCACGAGGATGCTTAAGTTACCGGTTAGTGTGCTGTCACTGGGGGCTGCTCGTTATCTTCCGGTAGTCAAACTGTTGAATGGTCTTGCTGGAGAACAGATGTTAAGACAGGCCGTTGCTTGTGACGAGACGTTAAAGGACAAGGTGTACATGTGTGAAGAGCAGAACTGGTGGGGCTTCATGCCAGAATCCATGGGACTGTTCGATGATTATCCCCGGCATCTGGCTGCACAGATTCGTTTGTATCCTCCTGAATTGTTGGATGAATCCTACAAAGTCATCCCCATGGCAGCACTTGGTGTGAATCTGGATGGACATCATCTATTAACGGAGATTCTGGGGGATAACCTGAGTAGCGCGAATGTCCTCGAATTCTATACCAGCGTAGCTACTACGTTCTATGATATCGTGATGCGTCTGTTCAAGGTGGGTGTTGTGCCTGAGATTCATGGTCAGAACTGTTGTCTGGTGTTAAAGGATAATCAGGTAAAGGGTCTCTTGTTCCGCGACCATGATTCCGTGCGTCTGCATCAGCCTTATCTGGACAAACATGGCATTGCAGATCCTGCTTATCATATTCGCCCGGGATACTCGAACAGCCTCTATAACGAGACGATCCAGAAGCTGATCTTTTATGTGCAGTCTTTGGGAACGCAGGTGAATCTGGCTGCGATCATGGAGGCACTTAGCGAGGTGTATCACATCCCGGAAACGAAGTTATGGGAGATCACGGAGCAGGCTTGGAAGGAAGCGCTGACGCAGGTGCAGCTTCCCGAATCTGACCGGGCCGCGCTTGCTCATACGATATTCGAGAACAAGGCGTGGCCCGTTAAGTTGGTTGTCCGTCCGCTGCTTGAAGCAGACGGGGTGCCAGGTGCGATGCCATCGGGCAAAGGCATAGGGTGGAACCCTTTTTATAAGGGATAA
- a CDS encoding HpcH/HpaI aldolase/citrate lyase family protein yields MRINTLKEKIARKQPVYGLFVSIPHPVIIEMIGHAEYDFVIIDLEHAATSMDSVEELIRAAELVGLTPLVRISKVERAEILKVLDCGAQGIVIPHVEQLEQVEEAVRYAYYHPVGMRSLNSGRPGVFGKYPLTGYIGEANEQVMIVPMIESAEGVRQSAQILSHPQVSFVLEGAADLSQSLGVPWQTEHPDVRRALDELHATAQECEVPYATVTRGVEDMALWAERGVHIYVLGDDRNTAFRAYIQKRNDYRNAGGQI; encoded by the coding sequence ATGAGAATTAATACGTTGAAGGAAAAAATTGCACGCAAACAGCCGGTGTATGGCCTTTTTGTATCCATACCACATCCAGTCATCATCGAGATGATCGGACATGCTGAATATGACTTTGTCATTATTGATCTGGAACATGCCGCAACATCGATGGATTCGGTAGAGGAATTGATCCGGGCGGCGGAACTGGTAGGTCTAACTCCGCTGGTACGTATCTCGAAGGTAGAGCGAGCGGAGATTCTTAAAGTGCTGGACTGTGGCGCACAGGGCATCGTTATTCCGCATGTCGAGCAACTGGAGCAGGTGGAAGAAGCGGTTCGATACGCCTACTATCATCCGGTTGGCATGCGGAGTCTGAATAGTGGTCGTCCTGGTGTATTCGGAAAATATCCGCTTACGGGATACATTGGGGAAGCTAACGAACAAGTGATGATTGTCCCCATGATTGAAAGTGCAGAGGGCGTTCGGCAAAGTGCACAGATTCTGTCTCATCCTCAGGTGAGTTTTGTATTGGAAGGGGCGGCGGATCTGTCGCAATCCCTCGGCGTGCCATGGCAGACCGAGCACCCGGATGTGAGACGTGCGCTGGATGAATTGCATGCTACAGCGCAGGAGTGCGAAGTACCTTATGCTACAGTCACGAGAGGCGTGGAAGACATGGCGCTCTGGGCTGAGCGGGGAGTACATATATACGTGCTGGGTGATGATCGGAATACGGCATTTCGGGCATATATCCAAAAACGGAATGACTACAGGAATGCGGGTGGGCAGATATGA
- a CDS encoding IucA/IucC family protein: protein MGVVGYRAEAGGRTEAIYVNVQERIMRQTLEAMWFEGILDSDVHGSEWRTSGLTSSGDSVVYKCEAERKFSFGRVKVKKGSIQREGVLCTDLDLFLEEIVLNALKGANVTAFIQELLETMAKDSQCRAILPLNIPLEDRHYDALESHMTDGHLYHPSYKSRLGFSLKDNLAYGPEFNSEVALIWVAVKKELAQTAVSAGYSSEELVRQHLTAEDMQRFQQILQQEDRTGIGETVNLYVVGVDQLGSSTEVREGVGETSLAKLHGAVLEKGETVRSPGREGSKADGEIGSDADDSYVFIPVHPWQWEHQLESVYARQLMDGDIVYLGPSSSPYRAQQSIRSLSNRVNSEAPYIKLALSITNTSSTRILAQHTTQNAPLISDWLDNLVREDELLQRAQFGILKEIMGLSFRYEQLPATQYGRAYGTLGAIWRENVSVHLKQGETAWPLNALMLVQPDGVPFIQNAVERHGVEKWSEALVRTVTLPIIHLLYAHGIALESHAQNIILVLEDDLPKRIMIKDLHDGVRYVPDQLLHPERAPKLNPEPETHRKFNRYSFIYAGDVSEVRDYTYDAFFFICMTDIALALEQFGLSEEAFWQLCAGVIVDYQKQHPEYAERFVAFDLFAEDALIEEMTKRRLYGDGELYFRKASNPLKVSKDALESQGTLELKGIIE, encoded by the coding sequence GTGGGAGTTGTGGGATACAGGGCTGAAGCAGGCGGCAGGACAGAAGCGATATACGTGAATGTACAGGAACGGATCATGCGTCAGACGTTGGAGGCAATGTGGTTCGAAGGCATTTTGGACAGTGATGTACATGGGAGTGAGTGGCGAACCAGCGGCCTTACATCTTCTGGCGATTCTGTAGTGTACAAGTGTGAAGCGGAGCGGAAGTTTTCATTTGGCCGGGTGAAGGTGAAGAAGGGTTCGATTCAAAGGGAAGGCGTACTCTGCACCGATCTGGATCTGTTTTTGGAGGAAATCGTGCTGAACGCATTGAAGGGTGCAAATGTGACGGCTTTTATTCAGGAACTGCTCGAAACGATGGCAAAAGACAGCCAGTGCCGGGCGATATTGCCCTTGAACATTCCGTTAGAAGATCGGCATTATGATGCGCTCGAAAGTCACATGACCGACGGTCATCTGTATCACCCGAGTTATAAGTCGCGGTTGGGGTTTTCTCTGAAAGACAATCTGGCCTATGGCCCTGAGTTTAACTCTGAAGTTGCATTAATCTGGGTGGCTGTGAAAAAAGAACTTGCTCAGACCGCTGTATCCGCGGGCTATAGTTCTGAAGAATTGGTAAGGCAACATCTGACAGCGGAGGATATGCAGCGATTTCAACAGATCCTGCAACAAGAAGATCGAACGGGCATAGGTGAGACGGTCAACTTATATGTGGTGGGTGTAGATCAGTTGGGGAGCAGTACCGAAGTTCGTGAGGGCGTTGGAGAGACAAGCCTAGCGAAGCTTCATGGGGCAGTTCTTGAAAAAGGTGAAACAGTCCGTAGCCCGGGCAGAGAAGGTAGCAAAGCTGATGGGGAAATAGGTTCTGACGCGGATGATTCATATGTGTTCATTCCGGTTCATCCATGGCAATGGGAGCACCAATTGGAGTCGGTATATGCCCGTCAACTGATGGATGGAGATATTGTATATCTCGGGCCATCGTCTTCGCCCTATCGTGCACAGCAGTCAATCCGTTCGCTGTCGAACCGGGTGAACTCGGAAGCTCCTTACATTAAGCTGGCTCTCAGTATTACCAACACGTCGAGCACACGTATTCTGGCACAGCATACAACCCAGAACGCACCGTTGATCAGCGATTGGCTGGATAATCTCGTTCGTGAAGATGAGCTGTTGCAGCGGGCGCAGTTTGGCATTTTAAAAGAAATCATGGGACTGTCGTTCCGTTATGAGCAGTTACCTGCAACGCAGTATGGACGGGCCTACGGCACACTCGGAGCCATCTGGCGGGAGAATGTATCGGTACACCTGAAGCAAGGTGAGACGGCGTGGCCGCTGAATGCGCTGATGTTGGTACAACCGGATGGTGTTCCATTTATCCAGAATGCTGTCGAACGACATGGTGTGGAAAAGTGGAGCGAGGCCCTTGTTCGCACAGTTACACTGCCGATTATCCATCTGCTCTATGCACACGGGATTGCACTGGAATCTCATGCTCAGAATATCATTTTGGTACTGGAAGACGATCTGCCGAAACGAATCATGATCAAGGATCTGCATGATGGTGTTCGCTATGTACCAGATCAACTGTTGCACCCGGAACGGGCACCGAAGTTGAACCCCGAGCCGGAAACTCATCGCAAGTTCAATCGGTATTCCTTCATCTATGCGGGAGATGTGTCGGAAGTCCGGGACTATACGTATGACGCATTCTTCTTTATCTGCATGACGGATATTGCACTTGCTTTGGAGCAGTTCGGGTTGTCCGAGGAAGCCTTCTGGCAGCTGTGCGCAGGTGTAATTGTAGATTATCAGAAGCAGCACCCGGAATACGCAGAACGGTTTGTGGCATTTGACCTTTTTGCCGAAGATGCACTGATCGAAGAGATGACCAAGCGCCGTCTGTATGGGGATGGGGAGTTGTATTTCCGTAAGGCGAGCAATCCGCTCAAGGTATCGAAGGATGCACTGGAATCACAGGGAACGCTCGAATTAAAGGGAATTATCGAATGA
- a CDS encoding type III PLP-dependent enzyme — protein MKPSVWQAIDELQRGMEDPVCAYIYDLAGIQEQVRQMLGSMPRNTQLFYAIKANPDPRIIEALLPLVKGFEVASIGELLKVRAVSREVPILFGGPGKKESELRLAIEHGVSYIHVESLLELRRIIAIAKVRAMDQAQAHEGKQMRGQKQAQEDAYEHHSEHDRGQAHEVRILLRINLRSSTLPRTKIVMGGGPSPFGIDEESVEEAIELIRVEGAGVVRLSGFHFHSLSNNMDARLHAEMIELYLQKVEQWQHQYGLPVEVVNAGGGFGVTYDGSPGFDWPLFTSLLEQSEARQRLASRGGELYFESGRLLVADHGYYAAEVTDIKTSHDQHFAVLRGGTHHHRLPASWGHNHPFQIMTTERWKHSFARPEVTDCRVHIVGELCTPKDRMHSDAEVALLRVGDIVLFEKSGAYCWTISHHDFLGHPHPAFHYLTEDNNHVNTDEAFQSASR, from the coding sequence ATGAAACCAAGTGTATGGCAGGCGATCGATGAACTTCAACGAGGGATGGAAGACCCGGTATGTGCGTATATCTATGATCTGGCTGGCATTCAGGAACAGGTACGTCAGATGCTGGGCAGCATGCCTAGGAATACACAGTTGTTCTACGCTATCAAGGCGAATCCAGATCCACGCATCATTGAGGCGTTGCTTCCATTGGTAAAGGGCTTTGAAGTGGCTTCCATTGGAGAACTGCTCAAGGTAAGGGCTGTAAGTCGAGAGGTTCCGATTCTGTTCGGGGGTCCAGGCAAGAAGGAGAGCGAACTGCGGTTGGCGATCGAGCATGGCGTGAGTTACATCCATGTGGAAAGTCTGCTGGAGCTGCGGCGCATCATTGCTATTGCGAAAGTGCGAGCGATGGATCAGGCGCAGGCGCACGAAGGCAAGCAGATGCGAGGACAGAAGCAGGCACAGGAGGACGCGTATGAACACCACAGTGAGCATGACCGTGGTCAAGCTCATGAGGTTCGCATTCTGCTCCGAATTAATCTGCGAAGCAGTACGTTACCTCGGACGAAGATTGTCATGGGCGGTGGGCCAAGTCCTTTTGGAATCGATGAAGAGTCGGTGGAAGAAGCGATCGAACTTATTCGTGTGGAAGGCGCGGGTGTGGTTCGGTTGAGTGGGTTCCATTTTCACTCTTTGTCCAACAATATGGACGCCAGGCTGCACGCCGAGATGATTGAGCTGTATTTGCAAAAGGTAGAGCAGTGGCAGCACCAGTATGGTCTTCCTGTGGAAGTGGTGAATGCAGGAGGAGGATTCGGTGTGACGTATGATGGTAGTCCGGGATTTGACTGGCCCTTATTCACTTCCCTGCTGGAGCAAAGTGAAGCCAGACAACGCCTTGCTTCACGTGGAGGCGAGTTGTATTTTGAATCGGGCCGACTTTTGGTGGCAGACCACGGGTATTACGCAGCAGAAGTTACGGATATCAAAACTTCTCATGATCAGCATTTTGCTGTGTTAAGGGGAGGTACGCATCATCATCGTCTGCCTGCTTCATGGGGACATAACCACCCGTTTCAGATTATGACAACGGAGCGTTGGAAGCATTCATTTGCCAGGCCAGAGGTGACGGATTGTCGCGTTCATATTGTAGGGGAGCTATGCACACCCAAGGATCGCATGCATTCCGATGCGGAGGTAGCACTTTTGCGTGTGGGAGACATTGTTTTATTTGAAAAGTCTGGAGCTTATTGCTGGACCATCTCGCATCATGATTTTCTGGGTCATCCGCACCCGGCATTCCATTATCTAACGGAGGACAATAATCATGTCAACACTGATGAAGCGTTCCAGTCTGCAAGCCGCTGA